AATTTTTGCATAACTTCGTCATAATTATCTTTATTTCCAACCATTACACTTGGACACATTTGCTCTCAAGTTTCAGATTTCGTTACAGATCTGTAACAAAATTCAAATTGGTTGCAAAAGTGCAAGGACTTTATCACTGCAAaactataaacaaataaaactgcTTCAGAAGGctgtgtgaaaaaataaaatcgATTTTCATATAACATGTTTGCTGACAATGTGCCTTTGTCAGCAAAACAAGTCACTAAGAAACAATTTAATCGACGCAGCGCGTTGTTGAATTTGCCTGCGCAACTTCCACAACAGCAACTGTTGAATATCTCAAAACATATTGCACTAGAACAGTTCACATGCAAAAGGACAACTTTGTCCTGCTGTAAAGATTGCGCGGCTGCTCTGCAAAGTGTGCGCGCTAACCTCTCAGCCATCTCTGACGCACTTAGCACGACTCGTATAAATGAATTCACTTCGTCACTGGGCGCCAATGATCGCAGCTCGAGCGTGCGGCACTTCCTGAGCCCGGAGCCCGCCATGCGTCTTCAGAGCAGCGAGGTGACCGGCGCGAAGGTCTGTTTCTGAGTGACCGCTCTCACCATGGAGAGTTACAACAACACCACAGAAAGCCAAGAGTGGAGCGGGAACGCGACGACAGTTAGCGAAGTTGCTTTGAGTTACCAAATCATCGGCTCGCTTTTCCTGGCTGCGCTAATTCTGTTTGCCATATTGGGAAACGCGTGTGTCATCGCTGCCATCGCCTTGGAGAGATCGCTTCAGAATGTGGCCAACTATCTCATCGGCTCTCTGGCCGTCACAGACCTCATGGTGTCGGTTCTGGTGCTACCCATGGCAGCCCTGTATCAGGTTCTGAACAAATGGACTTTGGGACAGGAGATGTGCGATATATTCATCTCGCTAGACGTGTTGTGCTGCACCTCTTCCATCCTGCACCTGTGCGCAATTGCTTTGGATAGATACTGGGCCATCACTGATCCCATAGACTATGTTAATAAAAGGACCCCGAGACGGGCGGCTATCTTGATCAGTCTCACTTGGCTAATAGGATTTTCCATTTCCATTCCTCCCATGTTGGGCTGGAGGAAACCGGAGGACCGGGCAGATCCAGACGCGTGCACAATCAGCCAAGACCCCGGGTACACCATCTACTCAACTTTTGGAGCTTTCTACATCCCCCTCATCCTCATGCTGGTCCTCTACGGGCGGATATTCCGAGCGGCGAGGTTTCGCATAAGGAAAACGGTGAAGAAAACCGAGAAAGCCAAAATCGCGGACAAATGCCTGGCGGTGTCTCCGGCGCTGTTCCCGAGGAAGGCGAACGGCGAGGTGAGCAAAACTTGGAGGCGAAGCGTGGAGCCCCAGCCAGGCTCCTGCGTGAACGGAGCGCTGAAACACTCGGACGACGGAGAGTCATTCGAAATTACAGAAGTTCAAACCGTCTCCAGAAACCACCTGAGCCTGCCTAACAACCCTCAGCCGTGCTTCGAGAACCGAAACGAGAGAAACACGGAAGCGAAGCGCAAAGTGGCTCTGGCGAGAGAGCGCAAAACAGTCAAGACTCTGGGAATCATTATGGGCACGTTCATTTTCTGCTGGCTGCCCTTCTTCATCGTGGCGCTTGTTTTGCCTTTCTGTCAAGACTGTTTAATGCCTGAGTGGTTGAGTGCAGTCATTAACTGGCTCGGATACTCCAACTCACTTTTGAACCCCATTATATACGCCTACTTTAATAAAGACTTCCAGAACGCATTTAAGAAGATCTTGAAGTGCAAATGTATTAGACAATGAACGAAGCTATTTAACGGATGCTAATATGCAGATATTGATTGTTAAAGAACTGCTCTATAGGCACTAATACGAAGGGACCCAGAGCGGGACAGTACAGCACAAGAGGAGGTAGAGCTCTGTCCTTGTGTATTTGTTTATCTGTGAAGTTTATCTGCCTCCACCATAAAACAATGTGCATATACGACTGGATGGATTCAGATTAGACCAGGACTCTCAGACCAGCTGTGTGCATTCAATAATAAAGCCCttgaacaaaaaatgcttttattttactgtatatgATGAGAAAAGCCACCTTTTCCAAGCAGGGAGCTGTTGGCAGGATTGTAAGCACACGGAGACATCAAGATCCAGCAGATCATTTATGTAGAAAAATGTAATGTGAAACCATTTctcatttctatttattttcaGCAATGGACATGGACTGACTGGGAATATcttgaaataaaaacataaatctaGATCACACAAATGGACTGTATTTGAATCATTGCATTTGGTTTGGGATGGGGATTTTTCTTTAACAAAGTCATAAACAAAAATCTTAATTATATTTACGTAAATACAACTTAATATAACAGCATAACACAAACATCCTAAACAGATTACATTCTTTGCATTTGGCATATAAAAAAGCTTTAAGGTAagcttaaaatatttaatttgcatATGGCcgtaaaaatttaaatatgtgCACCTAGATAAAGCAGCACTACAAAGCGTGTGTTAAATGTCAGCGACAGTTAGCATCAGAGACGCAGAGTACGCAGTGATCAGTTTGCCCCAGGCACAGCTAGGCAATTACCCAAGGGGCCTTTGTTCCTCTAATACTGCAGTCATGCCACACTGCATTATAAAGTAACTTAGAACCTGTAAACCAGTTCAagtgattaaaaatgaaaagccTTGGTTTTTGTTGAAGGTTTTAAAGAGCCTAAAACCCTCAATTaagggttcacccaaaaattaaacatttatgaaaaaGTACTCACCATCAGGCCATCCGAAATGTGAATGAGTTTGTTTCCTCataacagatttgaagaaatttagcattacatcacttgctcactggATCCTCtacggtgaatgggtgccgtcaaaatgtgagtccaaacagctgataaaaacacaatatGACTTCAGTCAATTAACAtctttgttagaaaagatttggaCCAATTTTttgttacatcacttgctcaccggatcctctgtagtgaatgggtgccatcagaacaaacagataaaaacaccacaataatccacacaatGATCAATTAACATGCcctgaatcaaatcaaatgtGAACTGTGTTTCTAAGAAGCAAATTTATCATCAAGGcatttttttaacttcaaactgtttcGACTAAAATAGTCCTCTATTCGTAACATTTCTCTCTCCAGTAAAAAACTCTCGTCTGAATTAGTCGAGAAATATACAGATACCTatacaaatatgttggtggaatTTAATGTAAAAAGACAAAATGTATAAACATTTGCACTGAAGGaaatattatagattatggacttatTTTGACCAGAAGTGATTTTAACTTTAGTCTTAATGAAATGATGGGCTTGTTTTTTTAAAACATGCAACATTTCACTTCACACAAGACTTTGTGATGGACTAAACTTGTGTtgtgttttcatcagctgtttggactctaaatctgacggcacccattcactgcaaaggatttAGTGAggaagtgatgcaatgctaagtttctccaaatctgttctaatgaagACGTTAATTGTTGGACTGAAGTCATGTGTTTTTtaatcagccgtttggactcttgattctgacggcacccattcactgcacttTTCCAAAATTTGTAATCTGATGAATAAACTCTACATTTTAGACGGCCTTaggatgagcacattttcagcagattttcatttctgggtgaccTATTTCTTTAAGTCTGAAGCAAATAAAATGAGCTATCAATACAGACCTCCTCTCGTAAATTGAATTGCCTTATGTCACCCCAAACATCTTTTACATGTGTCTCCAGATGTTTAATTCTTTAAAGCTAGTCCTATAGCTTATAAACCTCTTCCACTTCCAGTGACATTTCAATGTATCAAGTCAGTGGCCACATGCACAGTGTGATGGGAGAGGCAATGGTGCAGAAATGTTATTCAAATAACATCCTAAGGCTTTGCCCACACAGAACCCGGGCAAAATATAAATGTCAGAAAAGATAAATGGAAAATACTCAATATAATGTTTATGATTTGCCTTTCCCCCCTACATTTGTAAACATGCTTGTTTAACTGACACACTGCCATGCGACGAGGGCGTTCGGAGGAGCTGATGGCATTGATAACGTGACAATGGATATTGTGAATGAACACAAAGCGCTCGCTGTAATATCCTCTGTAGGAGTGAAATTTTGCTGACTCATTCCTTTAGCACATAAAGGGCCCGTGAACTAATTTTATCCATTTTCACttgtgacatttttttaaatgtaccagCGCTTCTCATGACAGTGGTCATGCCCTCGTGTCAAAGTTATAAATGGCCAGCCGCTAACTTTGACTTGATTGGAAACTATGGGggaaaggcacaatatgtattCCTCCCCCTTGTGCCCTGGAGTAAATTGAAATGGCCATGAGGGACATTCACAAGGTCATTCAAACCTTGATACAACTATTTGTGAGGCTAACCGACAAGTGAAAAGAACATTTTGAAGTCACTTTCATCCTCTGAGGAAAGTCTCAATCTAGAGATGTGGCTAGTCTTTTAATGTGGCTGTAAGTTACTCAGTTGACCTTTGCTTTGGATTATTAAGAAGAGTTTAAGCTGCATGTTTGtcatttctttctttaaaaaaaaatgtatatatcgtCAATAACCTATGAATCATCACTTCCTTGCACTTGAACAAGCTCTGATGCATCTTAAAATGCATATGTTAAAAGCATATAGGAAATTATTATAACATGCTGTGTCTGTACGATGagttgtgatataaacaaaagcaGCGTTGGATCTCTGAACTGTAGCACTTAACCTTGttgagtgtttgtattaaaagaACATCTAAACtcaaaacattattttgaatAATAAACAGAGTAGAAAATCAGTAGCTCAAATGGATGATTACTTCCTTTATGATTCAaactaaccttttttatttttactactaTTTAAAAGTTATTTTGTGGCAACCATGATAAATGTTTTCAAGGATTttcgatgaataaaaagttcaaaagaacagcaggtaTTAAAACAGAattcatttctatcattattaatgtctttactttaacttttgatcaatttaatgcatccttggtgaattAAAGCATTAActtgaaaaaaatcttactgagctCAAACATTTAAACAGTAGCGTTTTTTCAATCTATTAAAAATCTTATtataaataatgcaaaaatacaaaacaaacacaatatGAATCATTCAAAAGAAGAGCAGTTATTTGAAACAGAATTCATTTGtatcattattaatgtctttactttaactttttatcaatttaatgcatccttgctgaattaaaacaTTAccgtaaaaaaatcttactgagctCAAATGTTTAAACAGTAGTGTTTTTTGCAATCTATTAAAATTTTTTTATCATAAATGATGCAAGAATACAAAATAACACAATATGAATAATTCAAAAGATCAGCAGTTATTTGAAACTGAattcatttctatcattattaatgtctttacttgcacttttgatcaattcaatacTGTatgtccttgctgaattaaagcattaacatttttaaataaattgaaataaataaaatacactaccagtcaaaagtttttgaacagtaatattttcaatgttttttaaagtctcttctgcgtaccaagcctgcatttatttactccaaagtacagcaaaagcagtaatattgtgaaatattttactattatgtaaaataacggctttctatttgaatatattttaaaatgtaatttattcctgtgatcaaaactaaattttcagcatcattactccaggctttagtgtctcatgatcttttagaaatcattctaatatgctgatttgctgttcaagaaacatttattattattattattattattattattattattattattattatttttattatcaatatttaaaacagttgagtatttttttttcaggattctttaatgaatagaaagatccaaatatcagcatttatctgaaataaaaagcttttgtaacattatacactataccaggggtgcccaaacttggtcctggagggccactgtcctgcagagtataactccaaccctaatcaaacacatttAAACCAGcgaatcaagctcttactagacatactagaaacttcccggcaggtgtgttgaggcaagttggagttaaactctgcaggacactagACCTTCAGGAACGAGTTTGGGCACACctgcactataccatttaaaagcttagagtcagtattttctttttttgtgggaAATAAATATAGTAATTGCGAGTTTTAGCAaggatttagcaaggatgcattaaattgatcaaaagtgatgataaagacaattataatgtcacaaaaatgtctatttcagataaattatgttcttctgaactttctttttataaaaaaaacggatttttttttactcagctgtttttaacattatatatgtttgtttttttgagcagaaaatctgaatattagaatgatttctgaaggatgatgtgactggagtaacaatgctaaaaattcagctttgaaatcacaggaataaattatattttaaaatatattcaaatagaaaacaggtattttaaatagtaaacatatttttaaatttgactgtttatgctgtactttacaataaaataaatgcaggcttggtgaacagaagaataggaagaattaaaaaaaacggtaacactttacaataaggttcattagttaaacattagttaatgtattaactaacatgaactaaccatgagcaatacattagttactgtatttactaatcttcattaacgttagttaacggaaatacagttgttcattgtttgttcatgttagttcacactgcattaactaatgttaacaagattttaataatgtattagtaaatgttgaaattaacattaacaaagattaataaatgctgtataagtgcagttcattattagttcatgttaactaatgtggttaactaatgttaactaatgaaccttattgtaaagtgttaccaaaaaaacaataaaaaacttaatgttcaaaaacttttaactggtaatataatatatatatacatatgtgtgtgtgtgtgtgtgtgtgtgtgtgtgtgtgtgtgtgtgtgtgtgtgtgtgtgtgtgtgtgtgtgtgtgaccctggaccacaaaaccagtcttaagtcgctggggtatatttgtagcaatagccaaaaatacattgtatgggtcaaaattattgatttttcttttatgtcaaaaatcattaggaaattaagtaaagatcatgttccatgaagattttttgtaaaattcctactgtaaacctatccaaatgtaatttttgattagtaatatgcattgttaaaaacttaatttggagaactttaaaggtgattttctcagtattttgattttttgcacccttagatttcagattttcaaatagatgtatctcgggccaaatattgtcctatcctaacaaaccatacatcaatagaaagcttacttattgagctttcatatgatgtatatatttcagttttgtaaaatttaaccttatgactggttttgtggtccagggtcacacacatacacatatacatatacatatatatatatatatatatatatatataaatctattaaaaatcttctgataaataaataactatttttaagtatattaaataaatatacaatgcACTGATCTTTCCCAATGGCTTTTTTAACACGTTTGATCAAATGTCATATTATATTTCAGTGAGCTAATTTCGGAGGTAAATTTACAGAAGTGATGACAACAAACTCCTTTCAAGCCTGTTAAAGTAAAAGGCACTAATGTAAAAATGAGTTCACACTAATGCATGTTTAGAGAGTCATTATCTCAGTCACTTCAGCTTCTGTTTCAGTGTTGGTTTTGGAGAGGGTCAAACTAAAGAGCTTTATGGGATCAAAAGTCCTCCTCTGGGATCAtgacaacatttattcaaaaagaACCAGAATGCAAGCTAGTTCATTAAATAGACAGACATTTCAGGCAAGTGtattaaaaataagttttaatttttttttaaagaagtctcttctgctctatTTAATCAGTAGTAtatcaaaaacagtacaatttagaattgtaattgtaaattttgaatttaaaatttaaaataactgctttctatttgaatatattttcatttgTAACTTATTcatatgatttcaaagctgaatttttagcatttttactccagtcacatgatcctttagaaatcattctaatattctgatttgctgctcaaaacagctgagtaatttttttaaattttctttgatgaatagacagttcagaagaacagcatttatctaaaatgctAGCTGAAATCTAGTAAttactataatttctttcccacaaataaaaattaaatactgcatccaaacttttgaatggtatagtgtataatgttacaaaagctttttatttcagataaatgctgatcttaggatctttctattcattaaaaatcctggaaaacaatttactcaactgttttaaatattgataataataataataataataataataataataataataataataataataaaaataataaatgtttcttgaacagcaaatcagcatattagaatgatttccacaggatcatgtgacactgaagacttgatcacaggaataaattaaaatttaaaatatattcagattaaaagcaattatttaaaatagtaaaactatttcataatattaccacttttggatcaaataaatgcgcaCTTGGTAAGCACAAGAGAATTcttctaaaaacattaaaaatcttactgttcaaaaacttttgactggtagtgtgtattttttgttttacattaacACAACAACATTTGATTGTTTGATTTAAGCTGTACAGATACAGCAGAAAAGGGgaagagggggaaaaacacacaAGCGAGTGAATAACATGGTTTGATGGAATCTGAAAGACATTTTACATTTgaatgcaaaatgtaaattttccttattgctctctctttctcttattCACGGTGCTTCGGCTAAAATGAACTGAGAAAGAACACAATGAAACGAGAAAAATTAGCAACAGCAAAAATAGCAATTTTACGTCTCCTTTGCATCTCTATAGAGACTAGCCAAGGGGCACAATAATGTCACTGAGTGATTGGCCATGAGTCACCTCTTGAGCTACAGTCATCACACACAAACGTCACTGAAGTCACGTTTTTCTGTTTCCCTCTGTCTGACTCCAGGGCTGCAGAGCTCTTGTTTACTTCAGAGCGTGATACCGTGAACTCTTTATTCTTATCTTAAATGAATGTTTGTACCAATACACCTGATGTGTAATTAAAGTTTGAATAcagactgtttttaaaaaaagtgagaCAGATTTTCTTCACTGCTGTCTTTGTCTACACGGTGTTGGGATTCACGTGGACTGAGCCGCACAATTTCGATTGCTCTACCAGCTCCATTAAATGAGTAATTCCATTAGCTTTCTTTCACACATTTGACCCAGCCATTTAAGTCCCGCTGCTATTGGCCTGTAGCACATTCCAGCCAACTTTCCCTAAGTGCCCTAAGTGtagttacatgttccccagaagacaaaataagttaaatttaccctgatcttcaaattcaaatagttttcacccccggctcttaatgcagttgtcctcagcgtgaaaagatagatagggttcaaataaacaaaaatgctggaaagccaaagaatctgtgggacctgaaggatttttatgaagaacagaaggcagtttaactgttcaggacaaacaagggacacatgaacaactatcactggaaaaaaaaacaacaacaacaaaaaaaaaaacagctgtggtaaCAACAACTActtgtaaacgtttgacctccaCTGTATATAATACTttaattcatatatttatatcatattctATTTCACTTACAGAGTTGTATTCTATTTTAATACTTAAacgcataaaaaaaattaagtaaaaaaaaacttcctgtATCATGTTGACTTTGTTAGGCAGCGGATTGTGTTTAATGACATgctaatctatttaaattgtccaCATGCAGGGTACAATTCTAAAATTTCATTCAGGCGAGTAGCACAAAGAGCTGTTCTCCAGCCACTGCTATCACTGCCACCCTGAACATGCAAGAAGTATTGTACTTTATTAGACCGGACACCTCACGGTGCTCAGAAATGTCTGTGGCATAAGCTGTGTCCTTTTTCTTCCCCCATTCATAAGAAATAATACCCAGCTATTTGGATACTTGTAGGCAGTGTTGAGAGCTGTGCTGGTCACCATGGAGATGCTCTAAAGCCGAACCTCTGCAGTTCTAAGGGAGCAATTACCTGATGACATCAAAGCCCTTCAGCAGCACAATAGAAGCATGCAGGACAGACAGGCTTCAAACAAATTAGTCTGAAGATTCTACTCATTTGCATTAAATTTCCACTCCATGTCCACGGAGCAGAGAGCAACAGCAGGATGCAAATCAAATGTTAAGAGTAAACAATGTTTGATGTACTGGGAAGTACATTTACGCTTGTGGAGAATGAAGGAAATGAGCGACATTATTGAAGCATTCTGGGAGAGCAGACCATTCTTGTTAACGCTGAAAAGTTCTTTGCAAGGGTACAACGAGTACCAACAGTTCCTTACAGTGACACTGCGATAGAAACATCTTTCCGGCTGAACTTAATTCAAATGGGGTGGGGAAAAAACATCCAATTAAACAGTTAATAACTAGTTAACTGTTGCGAACACTATAGCACGTTAAACcatttttttaacatgcaacAAGAAATTAAGAAACAGCCATATGCTGTCTAGGATTCTGGCAGAAAGGGAACAGCTCTGCTCATTTTATCAGTGATTACTCACTGAAATTTGTCACTTTACCTAACACAACGCATTCTCATGCACAAACCCCATTTTTCATCACAGCAATAACTCCTAAAATGAATTTTTTTCAACTGTCTAATTGCATGTACTTGTATGTAATCTTCTTGTGCAAATAATTAAAttcgcttttggtgtgcacacaccattaGTGGTTAAGTCTAAGTTACTGGAACACAGGATGAGAGTTCAGTTCTGAACAGGGATCGGCCGGTAATTGAGTCACTGAGATCACAGTCTTCAACACAACGGTGTCCTTGGGCTACTTAACATCACGTTGCTCCAGCGGGGCCTGTCCTGGCAATTAGTGCACAAAAAGTCACTTTGAATCCAAATGATCTGTCTAATAAACTATGAACTACTAAGGTGAAAACCGCATTCAGCGTAATCTTGTGTATAAGTCACATTTCAAGTGGGCAATGTTCTGTACGGTGGCTCTATATATCGTGTTGTCCTCATTAAGGGAGACCCGAAACATGTGCAGAAGTCATTTATAAAACATGAAAGGGTGTGAGATTCTATTGATCTCTCAGTCAAACTCATTGCTTTTAATATGACACTTTACAAGTCTTACTTTAAAGGGATcattccaaaaatgaaaataatttactcaccctcatgtcattccacacctgtctgactttctttcttctattCTATTTAAGACTGGCTCTGCAGCCATTTAATCTGCCAAATATTgatagacaaaaaaaaatgtaataatttttattCAATCAGCCACTACTTTTGGCCTAATTCAATTGCAGACACATCTGCTAATGGGTTTCTCAAACTCAGTGAGAGGTCTGTCATCTTAG
Above is a genomic segment from Garra rufa chromosome 15, GarRuf1.0, whole genome shotgun sequence containing:
- the LOC141287186 gene encoding 5-hydroxytryptamine receptor 1A-alpha-like; amino-acid sequence: MESYNNTTESQEWSGNATTVSEVALSYQIIGSLFLAALILFAILGNACVIAAIALERSLQNVANYLIGSLAVTDLMVSVLVLPMAALYQVLNKWTLGQEMCDIFISLDVLCCTSSILHLCAIALDRYWAITDPIDYVNKRTPRRAAILISLTWLIGFSISIPPMLGWRKPEDRADPDACTISQDPGYTIYSTFGAFYIPLILMLVLYGRIFRAARFRIRKTVKKTEKAKIADKCLAVSPALFPRKANGEVSKTWRRSVEPQPGSCVNGALKHSDDGESFEITEVQTVSRNHLSLPNNPQPCFENRNERNTEAKRKVALARERKTVKTLGIIMGTFIFCWLPFFIVALVLPFCQDCLMPEWLSAVINWLGYSNSLLNPIIYAYFNKDFQNAFKKILKCKCIRQ